One region of Limisphaerales bacterium genomic DNA includes:
- a CDS encoding YbjQ family protein, whose product MSETNRIIVVTSPTIPGKKIVRALGLVRGNTIRARHVGKDIMAGLRNIVGGEVTEYAKLLAESREQALDRMLAEAEKLGANGVISMQFTTSVIMGGAAEMMAYGTAVVVENE is encoded by the coding sequence ATCGTTGTGACCTCGCCGACTATCCCCGGCAAAAAAATCGTGCGCGCCCTCGGGCTCGTGCGCGGCAACACCATCCGCGCCCGTCACGTGGGCAAGGATATCATGGCCGGCCTGCGCAATATTGTGGGCGGCGAGGTGACTGAGTACGCCAAACTACTCGCCGAAAGCCGCGAGCAGGCGCTCGATCGCATGCTCGCCGAAGCCGAAAAGCTCGGCGCCAACGGCGTCATCAGTATGCAGTTCACCACCTCCGTCATTATGGGCGGCGCGGCGGAAATGATGGCCTACGGCACGGCGGTGGTGGTGGAAAACGAGTAG